The Salipiger profundus sequence GCAGAACGTCGTGGCCGGCAACACCATCGTGCTGAACCCCGCCGCCACCCGGCTGGTGTCCGAGGCGGCGCAGGAGGCGGGCAAGATCGTGATCCACGACTGGTGGATCTACCAGATCGTCACCGGCGCCGGCGGCACGGTGCTGCACGACGACCGCCCCACCCTGCTCTACCGCCAGCACGCGGTGAACCAGATCGGCGCCAACGACACCTTCCGCGCCCGGATGGTGCGGGTGGGGATGATCCTGCAGGGCCGCTTCAAGGAGTGGAACGACATCAACATCGCGGCGCTGGCGGGCTCGGCGCACCGCTTCGCGCCCGAGGAGCGGCAGGTCTACGAGACCTTCGCGGCACTGCGCTGCCACTCGGTGCCGCGCCGGCTGGCCGACCTCCTGCGGCTCGGGCTCTACCGGCAAAGCCGGGTGAGCACCGTGGCGCTGTGGATCTCGGCGCTGATCGGGCGGCTCTGAGGCGCAACGCCCCTCCCCGGGCCGTTTCGGGCCGGGACAGGGTCTAGTTGCGTGCCGCGTGCAGGGCCTCGAGCTCGCCCTCGAGCGTCTCGATCCAGAGCTGCATCATCGCCTCCGTCTCGCCGGTCCCCGTGGCCGGCACCGGCGCCGCGGCGCGGTCGGCCCGCGCAGAGGCCCGCTCGAGCCGGTCGAGCGCCTGCGCCAGTTCCTCTTCGAGCAGCGCGATCTGGGCCGCCGAGACCGGGTCGGGCCCGAGCGGCGCGGGCACCGGCGCCGCGGCCGGCGCCTGCAGCCTCCGGATCGCGGCAAGCGCCGCCTCGGGATCGGGGGTCAGCCGCTCCGGCGCGGGCAGCGGCAGCGCCGAGGCCTCGAGTTCCTCGGCCAGTCGCCGCGCGGAGGGGCTGCGGCGCAGGGCATCCGCGGCCACGAGCACGAACAGCGCCGCGTCCTCGGGCGCCGCCTGTGCCGGCAGCGGTCCGTCCCAGAGCCCCAGCATGCCGAGCCGCTCCGCGTCGGCCCCGGCCAGCGCCGTGACCTCGAGCAGCGGAGCGCGGGCGCGGTTGGCCCGGCGCAGCGCGGCGATCTCGCGGGCGCCCGCCTGCCAGCGTTCCAGCGCCGGCCCAGACGCCTCGCCCGCCGCCATCGCCGCGGCAAGACAGCCCACCGGGTCGCGGTAGAGCAGCAGCAGCCGGCCCCCGGCGGGGGGCGTGCCGGTCGCGAGTGTCGCGCCGAGCCGCGTGGCCACCGCTTCGGCCAGGGGCCCACAGTCATGGCCGGGCGCGCAGCAGACATGCGCCGCCCGCAGCATCGACAGCCCGGGGGCGGTTTCCATAAACGTCATTTCGGGTCCTTCTGCCTCCCCGCAAGGTGGCGTCGAGAATGCCCAGCCCCGGGGCGGACCTCAAGCCGCTTCTTTGAGCAGACACACGACAGAAAAAAGAAGGCAATGATCGGGTTTTTGCCTGTTACAATCTACGGGCTTGCGCGACGGGAACCGGGCGGGCATGACCTTTTTAAGGCCCCCGGGCCGCCGCGTTGGACGACAAGAGAATTTTATGACCGAAGACAAGATGTCCTTCTGGACCCTGCTCGGCCAGGCGCGCGAGAGCGCACAGGCCGGCGAAACCTCCGTCGCCGCTCTGATTTTGAACGAGCTGCGCGACACCTGCCGTACCGGCGATGCCACCCTCGACCGCAAGCGCATGGAGCTGCTCGACGTGGTGTCGCGCAGCTGCGGCATCCCCTTCGAGCTGGCCCCCCCGGGGCCGGTCGCGGTGACCGAGCGGCCCTCCCTCGCCGGCGAGCTGGGACCGATCACCGCCGACGGCCAGCCCGGCGTCAGCCTCGTGACCTGCGCGATGAACCGCAGCGAGAACCTAGTCAAGGCGCTGCCCTCGTGGCTGGCCTGCGACGAGCTGCGTGAGATCGTCATCGTCGACTGGTCCTCGCGCGAGCCGGTTTCGGAGGCGCTTGCCGCCGCCGGGCTGACCGACCCGCGCATCCGGGTGATCCGGGTCGAGGGCGAGCCGCGCTGGATTCTGTCCTATGCCTTCAACATCGGCTTCCGCGCCGCCTCCTGCCGGCAGATCCTGAAGTGCGACGCCGACATCGTCGTCGACCCGCGCTTCTTCGAACTCAACCCGCTGCGCCCGGGCTGCTTCGTCGCCGGCAACTGGCGCCGCGCCGCCGAGGGGCAGGCCTATGTCAACGGCTTCTTCTACATCTGGAAGAAGGACCTCGCGAAGGTCGGCGGCTTCAACGAGTTCATCACCACCTACGGCTGGGACGACGACGACATCTACGACCGGCTGGTGCAGGAGGGCGTGACCCGCTGCGACGTCGAGGGCGACACGATCTACCACCTGCCGCATGACGACGAGGCGCGCACCGGCGACGCCGCCGCCAGCGTCATCGAGAGCGCCGCCCACGAGATCGGCTCGGGCACCAAGTTCCTGATCCGCCGCAACCGCTTCATCGCCAACGTCATGCCCAGCTGGAACGAGCGCGCGATCCTGCTGCCGATGGTGGGCGAGGACGACGGCCACGCGGTGCCGGTGCTGCGCCGCCAGGGCTACGATCCGAACCCGGTGCCCGACCACACCGTCGCCGACGCCGACTTCTACGCCATGCGCGAGCTCGCCTCGTGGCGGCTCGGCCGCCGGGTGCTCGAGCTCGACCGCCGCACCCTGCCGCTGCTGCTCGACCGGCCCTTCGGGAAGCTGTCGCTGCTCGAGGTCGAGATCCTGCTCGGCAACGCCCCCGAGGGGCTGGGCGCCGCCGACGCCTTCTGCGTGATCGACCTCGACCCGGCGCTGCTGCCCACCGAGGGCAGCCGGGCCGCGAAGGGTGTCGAGACCCTGCGCGCGCTGGCCGCCGCCCGCGGCATGGCCATCGCCTTCCGCGGGCCGTTCACCGCCCCGCACGAAAGCATGGCGCCGCGGCTGCGCACCGAGCCCTTCCTGCCGAGCTGGTTCAACATCGGCATGCCCGGCCGTGTGGGCGTGGGCGCGCTCCGCGACACCGCCACGGCCCTGCCGAGCCGCAACGTCGTGGTGACCTTCGACGCCACGGCGCTCGACGCGCTGGAGACCGCGCCCGCGCCGGCCGCGCCGGCCGTGGCCTCGGGCCGCAAGCGGCTGTTCATGGACTGCCAGCACGGGCTCGGCAACCGGATGCGGGCGCTGGGATCGGCGGCCAGCATCGCCGCGAAGACCGACCGCGAGCTGGTGGTGGTCTGGCAGCCGGACCATCACTGCGACTGCACCTTCACCGATCTTTTCGACTACTCCGGCGCGGTGATCGACGAGAGCTTCGTCGACGGCGCCGCCGCCACCTGCGACGTCTACAACTACATGGAGGTCGAGGGCGGCGAGAAGGACAAGCCGGTCGACGTGAACAGCCCGCGCGACATCTACGGCCGCGCCGCCTTCGTGCTGCAGTCGCCGTTCTCGAACTGGGAGGGCGACAACGCCTTCCTGCAGGGGCTGACGCCGGTGTCGGCGATCACCGACCTGGTGATGGACGTGCGCCACCCCAACGACCTGTCGGCGCATGTGCGCATGGAGGCCGGCGCCGGGCTCGATCACAACAGCTACGACCAGCCCGA is a genomic window containing:
- a CDS encoding galactosyltransferase-related protein, coding for MTEDKMSFWTLLGQARESAQAGETSVAALILNELRDTCRTGDATLDRKRMELLDVVSRSCGIPFELAPPGPVAVTERPSLAGELGPITADGQPGVSLVTCAMNRSENLVKALPSWLACDELREIVIVDWSSREPVSEALAAAGLTDPRIRVIRVEGEPRWILSYAFNIGFRAASCRQILKCDADIVVDPRFFELNPLRPGCFVAGNWRRAAEGQAYVNGFFYIWKKDLAKVGGFNEFITTYGWDDDDIYDRLVQEGVTRCDVEGDTIYHLPHDDEARTGDAAASVIESAAHEIGSGTKFLIRRNRFIANVMPSWNERAILLPMVGEDDGHAVPVLRRQGYDPNPVPDHTVADADFYAMRELASWRLGRRVLELDRRTLPLLLDRPFGKLSLLEVEILLGNAPEGLGAADAFCVIDLDPALLPTEGSRAAKGVETLRALAAARGMAIAFRGPFTAPHESMAPRLRTEPFLPSWFNIGMPGRVGVGALRDTATALPSRNVVVTFDATALDALETAPAPAAPAVASGRKRLFMDCQHGLGNRMRALGSAASIAAKTDRELVVVWQPDHHCDCTFTDLFDYSGAVIDESFVDGAAATCDVYNYMEVEGGEKDKPVDVNSPRDIYGRAAFVLQSPFSNWEGDNAFLQGLTPVSAITDLVMDVRHPNDLSAHVRMEAGAGLDHNSYDQPDGNWSEKDHELIHHWRAKSHFSHFLKRIDALIEAGEVETLFLATDLPETYETFRKYYGDRLAWLERSLFDRSKEQLYYALADAILLSRAPRLLGSTWSSFSELAMRLAPQKMVVEMSGTDF